The Malaclemys terrapin pileata isolate rMalTer1 chromosome 7, rMalTer1.hap1, whole genome shotgun sequence nucleotide sequence aaaaaaaaaaaaaaaaagacacatggGAACAAATTTATCCATGTTTAATTCCATTGAGTTATACCATGGATCAATTTGGCCACTGGTGTGTAAAATATTATGTGACATGACCCATCACAGCAAAGATAATGTAAAATTTAATACCAGATTCAAACGAACTATGAAGGGAttgttacaaatatttcataaataaaatacaacacAGATTATACACATTTCATTAGTAATAGGGAAACAATCTTTTAGATGCATAGcaaataattttcaaaacaaacttaTTTAAGCAACATCAGCATAAGTAGTAAACAAGAATATAGCTGTTATAATGACAAGATTACCTTATTCAGCAGCTTAATTCTTGCTAATTTTTCAAAATTACTCATTTGGTCTGTTGAATTATACTAGTCAATAATTAGTTCTAATTAGCTATTTGAAAATGGTCAGGTGGATAACTGAAGATTCTTTGTGTGTATGGGTCATTGTCTGTTTCCATTTTCTGTCCCATATAAGTGTGGTAGCTCTCCTGATGGAAGTGTTCACAGTGAAAGTTAATCCAGTCTCTTTCAGTGCTGTATCTCTCTGCTTCAGCAAGGATCCTAGTTAGAGCCATAATGTAACTTAATGCCATCTGAAGGGTCTCATATTTGGAGAGTTTTTTATCTTGACCCCACTGTGGAACCACCTTTCTTAGTCGATCGAAGGCTGTGTTCAGTCCTTGCATTCTTCTCCTTTCCCTGGCATTAGCAGCTAGTCTCCTTTTGGCAGCACTCTCCATTCTTTCTGAGCCACATTTCACTACGCAGCCTGTTCCACTTTTGCACTGGGTATCTGACTCTAAACCAGAATCCACGTTTGATTTAGAAGATTTCATATTTTTtgccactttaattctgagccttcctcaccctcccaaaaCAATTGTAGTAGCTGGAATGTGTTGGTAAAAACAGTCTTAGAACACAATATCTGTACTTCGAGTGTGTTCCCAGAAGTCAGAGtgagagtttttgtttttttttttacagcatctCCAAAAAATAACAGTTTTACAATTGTTGCTTGttgtttaataaagaaaaaacaaacagaactgtagTTAGCAACTAGTCAGTTACTGTCATTCTTTACATTTCTTTAAGCTTGGCAAAGAGAGAAATAAACGCCATCTCCATTCTCAAAAATTCAGTTTCTGAAGAAAAGAAGTCCATTTAATCCAACGAGATTTTAATGGATTAAATACACATATTCCAGTGGTCAGTTTATGTCAACtggcaggaaaagccccaggtctTCTCAGGATAATGTATTTTGTAATGGAGAACTGTGGCAGTCTGAAAAAGACTTTCTGTGAGTGAAAGAAAGATTGCTCCTTCCTCAATTACTGTGGGTATGCAGTGATCATATCTTACAGGCAAGAAGAGGCTTTATAAAAGCAGCAGCAAGAGCTGAACAGGTGGCAGCAGGTGGGTGGGCAGCCCTCTGCTTCCATCCCAGTACCTTCCCACCCTGGGAACTGCGGggaggacgggggggggagggggggggacacaaaataaaaaaacccagagcCATGTCCAAAGCCATGTCTGTCCAGCACTAACAACGTGCCATCTGGACTACTGGCTGGCTGGCCCCACAAGAATCACAACAGTTAGGCAAAAGTCTTTTCAGTGAATAATCTTTTGCAACTCAGCAAAAAATCTGTCAACACATAACAAAGTATTTATTAGAAACTATTAGGGGTGGCAGAGGTAATTGTTACAAGGATAATTTCATGCTTTGTGGAAATTTATAATACAGTTTGGGACTGTACAATGTTGACTCCAGATGACTGTTTATCTATTAGAAAAGCTTTATGACTCAGAATTTAAGTATTATTGTATATACTATGTGGAACATTTCTGTAGGGAGCTCAATATTTCAGTGGATACTGGAGAGCtgcaatatatttaatttttaatataaaggaATTGTTCAAATattgaaactgaaaaatattttcatagtaATTAAGATGTAAATATG carries:
- the ATOH7 gene encoding transcription factor ATOH7, with protein sequence MKSSKSNVDSGLESDTQCKSGTGCVVKCGSERMESAAKRRLAANARERRRMQGLNTAFDRLRKVVPQWGQDKKLSKYETLQMALSYIMALTRILAEAERYSTERDWINFHCEHFHQESYHTYMGQKMETDNDPYTQRIFSYPPDHFQIAN